A single Natrinema pellirubrum DSM 15624 DNA region contains:
- a CDS encoding acyl-CoA thioesterase, with product MTDLMETVIENREMVQPNHANMLDVAHGGNVMKWMDEVGAMSAMRFAGEMCVTARVNQMNFERPIPVGDTAYITAYVYDAGTSSVKVRLVAERENLQTRKRERTTESYFVYVAIDDDNTPTTVPELTVSTEEGEQLRQEALADDLGRAD from the coding sequence ATGACGGACCTCATGGAGACGGTAATCGAGAACCGGGAGATGGTCCAGCCGAACCACGCCAACATGTTGGATGTCGCTCACGGCGGCAACGTCATGAAGTGGATGGACGAAGTCGGCGCGATGTCGGCGATGCGGTTTGCCGGCGAGATGTGTGTCACCGCCCGCGTCAACCAGATGAACTTCGAACGACCGATCCCGGTCGGCGATACCGCCTACATCACCGCCTACGTCTACGACGCCGGCACCTCGAGCGTCAAGGTCCGGCTGGTCGCCGAGCGCGAGAACCTCCAGACCCGCAAGCGCGAACGGACTACCGAGTCGTACTTCGTCTACGTCGCGATCGACGACGACAACACGCCGACGACCGTCCCCGAGCTGACCGTCAGTACCGAGGAAGGCGAACAGCTCCGACAGGAAGCGCTGGCGGACGATCTGGGCCGGGCGGATTGA
- a CDS encoding TraB/GumN family protein, translating to MSDAGEADVPEPPEPPDRERGSVQVLGTAHVSQASVDEVRDTIERERPDVVAVELDEGRYNQMQGGTPDDIEAEDLLSGNTVFQFLAYWMLSYVQSRLGDQFDIEPGADMRAAIEAAEEHGSGVALVDRDIQVTIQRFWSRLSFTEKLKMVGGLALGITDPRTLGLTFGAIGGLLVGFLVAAFIAPLLGVGDVLLLGITDAATLQYAGGAAIGALIGAVGGLLVIPPLESAEEYTGGLLSGFSIRVLGGIALGVVACLGLVATDTFVGPFSTASVESAGIYAVRGSAGMLAGLGVGVTIGAVVGLFLDAAGADVEEIDEIDIEEMTDGDVVAAMMEEFRQFSPSGANALIDERDAYIASHLNDLREQGYDVLAVVGAGHRAGIERHLANPAGIPSRESISGTASSRRFSPLKVLGYLVMVGFLAFFFLLIMAGVRNVFLLKVFAAWFLFNGIFAFTLARLAGARWTSAGVGGAVAWLTSINPLLAPGWFAGYVELKHRPVNVRDIQTLNEIVDDTERPVDEAMAAMFDVPLFRLIMIVALTNVGSMIATFLFPFVVLPWLAPEIGGVDALMGQLIQGAENSLELLRGLL from the coding sequence ATGAGCGATGCAGGCGAGGCCGACGTGCCGGAGCCGCCCGAGCCACCCGACCGCGAGCGTGGCTCCGTCCAGGTTCTCGGGACGGCACACGTCTCGCAGGCGAGCGTCGACGAGGTACGGGACACCATCGAGCGCGAGCGACCGGACGTGGTCGCGGTCGAACTCGACGAGGGCCGGTACAACCAGATGCAGGGCGGCACGCCCGACGACATCGAGGCCGAAGACCTGCTCTCGGGCAACACCGTCTTCCAGTTTCTGGCCTACTGGATGCTGTCGTACGTCCAGTCGCGGCTGGGCGACCAGTTCGACATCGAGCCCGGAGCGGACATGCGTGCCGCGATCGAGGCCGCCGAGGAACACGGCAGCGGCGTCGCCCTGGTCGACCGCGACATTCAGGTAACGATTCAGCGGTTCTGGAGCCGACTCTCGTTTACGGAGAAACTGAAGATGGTCGGTGGGCTGGCATTGGGTATCACCGATCCCCGAACCCTCGGCCTTACCTTCGGCGCGATCGGCGGGTTGCTCGTGGGCTTTCTGGTCGCCGCGTTTATCGCCCCGCTGCTCGGGGTCGGTGACGTCTTGCTGCTCGGGATCACCGACGCCGCGACGCTGCAGTACGCCGGTGGTGCCGCTATCGGCGCACTGATCGGTGCCGTCGGCGGCCTGCTCGTCATCCCGCCGCTCGAGTCGGCCGAAGAGTACACCGGCGGGCTCCTCTCGGGGTTCTCGATACGAGTCCTTGGGGGGATCGCCCTCGGCGTCGTCGCCTGTCTCGGGCTGGTCGCGACCGACACGTTCGTCGGCCCCTTCTCGACGGCAAGTGTCGAGAGCGCCGGCATCTACGCGGTTCGCGGGAGCGCCGGAATGCTGGCAGGGCTGGGCGTCGGGGTCACGATCGGGGCGGTCGTCGGCCTCTTCCTCGACGCGGCCGGTGCTGACGTCGAGGAGATCGACGAGATCGATATCGAGGAGATGACCGACGGCGACGTGGTCGCCGCCATGATGGAGGAGTTCCGGCAGTTCAGCCCCAGCGGCGCGAACGCCCTGATCGACGAGCGCGACGCCTACATCGCATCGCATCTCAACGACCTTCGCGAGCAGGGGTACGACGTCCTCGCGGTCGTCGGGGCCGGCCACAGAGCCGGCATCGAACGCCACCTCGCGAACCCCGCGGGCATCCCCTCGCGGGAGTCGATCTCGGGGACCGCCTCGAGTCGCCGGTTCTCCCCGCTGAAGGTCCTCGGCTATCTCGTCATGGTCGGCTTCCTCGCGTTCTTCTTCCTGCTTATCATGGCCGGCGTCAGGAACGTCTTCCTGCTGAAGGTGTTCGCCGCCTGGTTCCTCTTTAACGGGATCTTCGCCTTTACGCTGGCGCGGCTGGCCGGCGCACGCTGGACCAGCGCGGGTGTCGGCGGCGCGGTCGCGTGGCTGACGAGCATCAATCCCCTGCTCGCGCCGGGCTGGTTCGCCGGCTACGTCGAACTCAAACACCGGCCGGTCAACGTCCGGGACATCCAGACGCTAAACGAGATCGTCGACGACACCGAGCGGCCGGTCGACGAAGCCATGGCAGCGATGTTCGACGTGCCGCTGTTCCGGCTGATCATGATCGTCGCGCTGACGAACGTCGGGAGCATGATCGCGACCTTCCTGTTCCCGTTCGTCGTGTTGCCGTGGCTGGCGCCCGAAATCGGCGGCGTCGACGCACTCATGGGGCAGCTGATACAGGGGGCGGAGAACAGCCTCGAGCTGCTCCGGGGGCTGCTATGA
- a CDS encoding zinc metalloprotease encodes MSHRTRAGSEQELTFSDREQRDLAIAWVTLSVAFALIFAPVHRGEAVGFFLTMVVLSLVTVGVAFLLHEIAHKVVAIEFGQVAEFRADYQMLFLALMGALVGFLFAAPGAVYHRGRITQRENGLISLAGPVTNLLLALLFLPLMVFPTYLGTIGQMGVGINIVLAAFNMIPFGPLDGKSVLEWHKGVFALVFVPSVLLAAIIIFYVGLF; translated from the coding sequence ATGAGCCACCGAACGCGGGCCGGTTCCGAGCAAGAACTCACCTTCAGCGATCGGGAGCAGCGGGATCTCGCGATCGCGTGGGTCACCCTCAGCGTCGCCTTCGCCCTGATCTTCGCGCCCGTTCATCGGGGCGAGGCGGTCGGCTTCTTCCTCACGATGGTTGTGTTGAGCCTCGTGACGGTCGGCGTCGCCTTTCTGCTCCACGAGATCGCCCACAAGGTCGTCGCGATCGAGTTCGGGCAGGTCGCCGAGTTCCGGGCCGACTATCAGATGCTGTTCCTGGCGCTTATGGGCGCGCTCGTCGGCTTCCTCTTTGCCGCGCCCGGGGCCGTCTACCATCGGGGCCGGATCACCCAGCGGGAGAACGGCCTGATTTCGCTCGCGGGACCGGTGACGAACCTCCTGCTTGCGCTACTCTTTCTCCCGCTGATGGTCTTCCCGACCTACCTCGGGACGATCGGTCAGATGGGCGTCGGGATCAACATCGTTCTCGCCGCGTTCAACATGATCCCCTTCGGCCCGCTCGACGGGAAGTCCGTCCTCGAGTGGCACAAAGGCGTCTTCGCGCTGGTGTTCGTTCCCAGCGTGTTGCTGGCGGCGATCATCATCTTCTACGTCGGGTTGTTCTGA
- the purM gene encoding phosphoribosylformylglycinamidine cyclo-ligase: MTDSADDADDEGLTYAETGVDIEASEDATAALLEAFGSGLRTEYAGMIDIGDRYLALATDGVGTKLLVAEAVEDFSTIGIDCIAMNVNDLVAAGVEPVAFVDYLAIDEPDEDLTNGIGEGLAVGLEQADLTMLGGETAVMPEVVKGFDLAGTCAGLAAKDEIFAGEAAAGDALVGFPSNGIHSNGLTLAREAVTRDHEYTDAFPLDPEKTIGEELLRPTRIYTDLLEPMRECGVRAAAHVTGGGWTNLLRMGEFEYVVDDPLPAQPIFEFVQDEGNVSDGEMHRTFNMGTGFVVAVPEDRAADLVAETDGRVIGHVGDGDGVEIRGCSLS; encoded by the coding sequence ATGACCGACTCAGCCGACGACGCGGATGACGAGGGGCTCACCTACGCGGAGACGGGCGTCGATATCGAGGCCAGCGAGGACGCGACCGCGGCCTTGCTCGAGGCCTTCGGGAGCGGCCTACGGACCGAGTACGCCGGGATGATCGACATCGGCGACCGGTATCTGGCGCTGGCGACCGACGGCGTCGGGACCAAGCTGTTAGTCGCCGAAGCCGTCGAGGACTTCTCGACGATCGGTATCGACTGCATCGCGATGAACGTCAACGACCTCGTGGCCGCGGGCGTCGAGCCCGTCGCGTTCGTCGACTACCTGGCGATCGACGAACCCGACGAGGACCTGACCAACGGGATCGGCGAGGGGCTCGCGGTGGGGCTCGAGCAGGCGGATCTCACGATGCTCGGCGGCGAGACGGCAGTCATGCCGGAGGTCGTCAAGGGGTTCGATCTGGCAGGCACCTGTGCCGGCCTCGCGGCCAAAGACGAGATCTTCGCCGGGGAGGCCGCGGCCGGCGACGCGCTCGTCGGGTTCCCCTCGAACGGCATCCATTCGAACGGGTTGACGCTGGCTCGCGAGGCCGTCACCCGCGACCACGAGTACACCGACGCGTTCCCACTGGACCCCGAGAAGACGATCGGCGAGGAACTGCTGCGGCCGACCCGGATCTACACCGATCTGCTCGAGCCGATGCGCGAGTGCGGGGTCCGGGCGGCGGCTCACGTCACCGGCGGCGGCTGGACGAACCTGCTGCGGATGGGCGAGTTCGAGTACGTCGTCGACGATCCGCTGCCGGCCCAGCCGATCTTCGAGTTCGTGCAGGACGAGGGCAACGTCTCCGACGGGGAGATGCACCGTACGTTCAACATGGGCACCGGCTTCGTCGTCGCGGTTCCTGAAGACCGGGCCGCCGATCTCGTCGCCGAGACCGACGGACGGGTCATCGGCCACGTTGGGGACGGCGACGGCGTCGAGATCCGCGGCTGCTCGCTGTCCTGA
- a CDS encoding universal stress protein: MYDTILIPTDGSEQANRGVEQGLSLAENYGADVVLLYVVDERRHGRTPALGSTEVEHAKVEDEAIEMLEEIVDRARGRGLDVDRECHRGLPWEEITSLAEQRDTDLIVMGRRGATDDRRTPLGSVADRVMRHTDIPVQAV; the protein is encoded by the coding sequence ATGTACGATACGATCCTCATTCCGACCGACGGAAGCGAACAGGCGAACCGCGGGGTCGAGCAGGGGTTGAGCCTCGCCGAGAACTACGGCGCGGACGTCGTGCTGCTCTACGTCGTCGACGAACGCCGGCACGGACGGACGCCGGCGCTGGGAAGTACCGAGGTCGAACACGCGAAAGTCGAGGACGAGGCCATCGAAATGCTCGAGGAGATCGTGGACCGGGCCCGCGGTCGGGGACTCGACGTCGACCGCGAGTGCCACCGGGGACTCCCCTGGGAGGAGATCACGTCACTCGCGGAACAGCGTGACACCGATCTGATCGTGATGGGGCGACGCGGGGCGACTGACGACCGACGAACGCCGCTCGGAAGCGTCGCCGACCGGGTGATGCGACACACCGACATCCCCGTTCAGGCGGTCTGA
- a CDS encoding macro domain-containing protein, with translation MEYEVVQGDIAAQAADAVVNAAGTSLRMGSGVAGALRRGAGEEINEAAMAKGPVDLGAVAVTDAYDLDADYVIHAAAMPHYGDGQATAESIRDATYNSLETADELGCRSLVIPALGCGVAGFDLADGAAIIGTALERYDPDLLADVRFIAYSDEEYETVRAATATGSDADR, from the coding sequence ATGGAGTACGAGGTCGTTCAGGGCGACATCGCCGCACAGGCAGCCGACGCCGTGGTCAACGCCGCGGGGACGAGCCTCCGGATGGGATCGGGCGTCGCCGGCGCGCTCCGACGCGGTGCGGGCGAGGAGATCAACGAGGCGGCCATGGCGAAGGGGCCGGTCGACCTCGGTGCCGTCGCGGTTACCGACGCCTACGACCTCGATGCCGACTACGTTATCCACGCCGCGGCAATGCCCCACTACGGAGACGGGCAGGCGACCGCCGAGAGCATTCGAGACGCGACCTACAACAGCCTCGAGACGGCCGACGAACTGGGGTGTCGATCGCTCGTGATCCCGGCGCTTGGCTGTGGCGTCGCCGGCTTCGACCTCGCAGACGGAGCCGCGATCATCGGTACGGCACTCGAGCGCTACGACCCCGACTTGCTCGCGGATGTCCGGTTCATCGCCTACAGCGACGAGGAGTACGAGACGGTTCGTGCGGCGACGGCCACGGGGAGCGACGCGGACCGGTGA
- the dpsA gene encoding DNA starvation/stationary phase protection protein DpsA, with the protein MSTQKTVRQSADTVEENELRLEQEKAEQIVDALNTELANAYVLYHQLKKHHWTVEGAEFLPLHEFLEEAYEHVEEGADIIAERAQALGGVPVSGPANQEERATVEFEGEDVYDVRTMFENDLEMYGDIIESMRDSIELAENLGDHATAEILREILVDLEEDGHHFEHYLEDDTLVLEEATH; encoded by the coding sequence ATGAGTACCCAAAAGACCGTTCGCCAGTCGGCCGACACCGTCGAGGAGAACGAGCTTCGTCTCGAGCAGGAGAAGGCCGAACAGATCGTCGACGCACTGAACACGGAACTGGCCAACGCCTACGTCCTCTACCACCAGCTCAAAAAGCACCACTGGACCGTCGAAGGCGCGGAGTTCCTCCCGCTCCACGAGTTCCTCGAGGAGGCCTACGAACACGTCGAGGAGGGTGCGGACATCATCGCCGAGCGCGCGCAGGCGCTTGGCGGCGTCCCCGTCTCCGGGCCGGCAAACCAGGAGGAGCGCGCCACCGTCGAGTTCGAGGGCGAGGACGTCTACGACGTCCGCACGATGTTCGAGAACGACCTCGAGATGTACGGCGACATCATCGAGTCGATGCGCGATAGCATCGAACTCGCGGAGAACCTCGGCGACCACGCCACCGCCGAGATCCTCCGGGAGATCCTCGTCGACCTCGAGGAGGACGGCCACCACTTCGAACACTACCTCGAAGACGATACGCTGGTCCTCGAGGAAGCGACGCACTGA
- a CDS encoding aldehyde dehydrogenase family protein — translation MATGIAQRRERLYVDGEWIETENALSVSDLADGGAFAQVAAAGSDHVRTALEAAHEIKPRMRETTVVERAEWCETIADRLREREEELAEVIVREAGKPISSARGEVGQAAERFDRAAEEARTIVSKGEYREGSTAGHEGWQAIVKHEPIGTVLCITPYNYPLATTALQVAPAIAAGNSVLLKPASKTPVSAAILADVIADVDGIPDGAFNFVPGEASEIGDLLAGDDRINAIAMTGSSGAGKHVARESGMVNLHMELGGNAPAVVFDDADLTDVAGDCAKGSFKYAGQRCSAISRVLAHESVHDDLVDLIDGQMDAWQAGDLFDEDTAVGPLISEDQADWVAELVEDAIEKGAEIVRGGSRRAPEGVPDELADQFFEPTLLANVPHDARIVDEEQFGPIAAITTFEDETEALEIANGSDLALDAAVFTSDYKRAMRMAERIDAGAVRINGAPSHGLGDIPFGGNKDSGIGREGLDASIHAMMREKSIVL, via the coding sequence ATGGCAACCGGAATCGCACAGCGGCGGGAGCGGCTCTACGTCGATGGCGAGTGGATCGAAACCGAGAACGCGCTGTCGGTCTCGGATCTCGCCGACGGCGGGGCCTTCGCACAGGTAGCTGCCGCGGGGTCGGACCACGTACGCACCGCACTCGAGGCCGCCCACGAGATCAAACCGCGCATGCGGGAGACGACCGTCGTCGAGCGCGCCGAGTGGTGCGAGACGATCGCCGACCGGCTCCGCGAGCGCGAGGAGGAACTCGCGGAAGTGATCGTCCGCGAGGCGGGCAAGCCGATCTCGTCGGCCCGCGGGGAGGTCGGACAGGCGGCCGAGCGGTTCGACCGCGCGGCCGAGGAGGCACGCACCATCGTCAGCAAGGGCGAGTACCGCGAGGGCTCGACGGCGGGCCACGAGGGCTGGCAGGCGATCGTCAAACACGAGCCGATCGGTACGGTGCTGTGTATCACCCCCTACAACTATCCACTGGCGACGACGGCCTTGCAGGTCGCGCCCGCGATCGCGGCCGGCAACAGCGTCCTGCTCAAGCCCGCGAGCAAGACGCCGGTCTCGGCCGCGATCCTCGCCGACGTCATCGCCGACGTCGACGGCATTCCGGACGGCGCGTTCAACTTCGTCCCGGGGGAAGCAAGCGAAATCGGCGACCTGCTTGCCGGTGACGACCGCATCAACGCGATCGCGATGACCGGCTCCTCGGGCGCGGGCAAACACGTCGCCCGCGAGAGCGGGATGGTCAACCTCCACATGGAACTGGGCGGCAACGCCCCGGCCGTCGTCTTCGACGACGCCGACCTGACCGACGTGGCGGGCGACTGCGCCAAGGGCTCGTTCAAGTACGCCGGCCAGCGCTGCTCGGCGATCTCCCGTGTCCTGGCCCACGAGTCGGTCCACGACGACCTCGTCGACCTGATCGACGGCCAGATGGACGCCTGGCAGGCCGGCGACCTCTTCGACGAGGACACCGCCGTCGGGCCGCTCATCAGCGAGGACCAAGCTGACTGGGTCGCGGAACTCGTCGAGGACGCCATCGAGAAGGGCGCGGAGATCGTCCGCGGGGGCAGCCGTCGCGCCCCCGAGGGCGTCCCGGACGAACTCGCCGACCAGTTCTTCGAGCCGACGCTGCTGGCGAACGTACCCCACGACGCCCGCATCGTCGATGAGGAGCAGTTCGGTCCCATCGCCGCGATCACGACCTTCGAGGACGAGACTGAGGCCCTCGAGATCGCGAACGGCTCCGACCTCGCGCTCGATGCCGCGGTCTTCACCAGTGACTACAAGCGCGCGATGCGGATGGCCGAGCGCATCGACGCCGGCGCGGTCCGGATCAACGGCGCGCCGAGCCACGGGTTGGGGGACATCCCCTTCGGCGGCAACAAGGACTCGGGAATCGGCCGCGAGGGACTGGACGCCTCCATCCACGCGATGATGCGCGAGAAGAGCATCGTCCTCTGA
- a CDS encoding carbohydrate kinase family protein, with protein sequence MSRDILVAGETLIDWVPERSGPLEDVAGFERRPGGAPANVAVALARLGEPPLFWTRVGADPFGRYLERTLADHEIPDRFVERDPAAKTTLAFVTHDEGGEREFTFYRDGTADTRLEPGRIDDATLSDWEWVHAGGVTLSSGSAREATLDLLERAAAADCTVSFDPNLRSELWPDEETFATVVGEALAHVDICLATGPELAALGYDGDSPTALARAAVERGPVHTAVVTRGAAGAVAVASADAPWGEAAVEHPGFAVETVDTTGAGDAFVAGAIAALRDGDDLEAAITVANAVGARATTAAGGMTALPTRAEVAALLEAE encoded by the coding sequence ATGTCCCGTGACATCCTCGTGGCCGGCGAAACGCTGATCGACTGGGTTCCGGAGCGGTCGGGGCCGCTCGAGGACGTCGCCGGCTTCGAACGCCGCCCCGGCGGTGCGCCCGCAAACGTCGCCGTCGCGCTCGCCCGCCTCGGGGAGCCGCCGCTGTTCTGGACCCGCGTCGGGGCGGACCCGTTCGGTCGGTATCTCGAGCGGACGCTGGCCGACCACGAGATTCCCGACCGGTTCGTCGAGCGCGATCCCGCGGCGAAGACGACGCTCGCGTTCGTCACCCACGACGAGGGTGGCGAGCGCGAGTTCACGTTCTACCGGGACGGGACCGCGGACACGCGGCTCGAGCCCGGCCGGATCGACGACGCGACCCTGTCGGACTGGGAGTGGGTCCACGCTGGGGGCGTGACCCTTTCGAGCGGTTCCGCGCGTGAGGCGACGCTCGACCTGCTCGAGCGGGCCGCGGCCGCCGACTGCACCGTCTCGTTCGATCCGAACCTGCGGTCCGAACTGTGGCCCGACGAAGAGACGTTCGCGACCGTGGTCGGCGAGGCGCTTGCTCACGTCGACATCTGTCTCGCGACGGGGCCGGAGCTGGCAGCGCTGGGATACGACGGCGACTCCCCGACGGCGCTCGCCCGGGCGGCGGTCGAGCGGGGGCCAGTCCACACGGCGGTCGTCACCCGGGGCGCGGCGGGGGCTGTCGCCGTCGCGAGCGCGGACGCGCCCTGGGGCGAGGCGGCGGTCGAACATCCGGGCTTTGCGGTCGAGACCGTCGATACCACGGGTGCGGGTGACGCCTTCGTCGCCGGCGCGATCGCCGCCCTGCGAGACGGCGACGACCTCGAGGCCGCGATAACCGTCGCGAACGCGGTCGGAGCGCGGGCGACTACCGCTGCCGGTGGGATGACGGCGCTGCCGACCCGCGCCGAGGTCGCCGCGCTGCTCGAGGCGGAGTGA
- a CDS encoding YhjD/YihY/BrkB family envelope integrity protein, protein MGSNVRGAVPFAKSVVTGISDKNVTFMAAGIAYQAFISLLPLLVLVFFLVAFVGDEALAQQVSSITEGFLPESGQVVLEQGIEGDTGSVGTSIIGIVALLWGSLKIFRGLDTAFSEIYATTDENSLVDQLQDGAVVFGAIGIALVAAALTTIVFAFFPTIPFLGLLYPLLLVVGLTLAFLPMYYRFPDADLSVRQVLPGVVVAAVGWALLQSLFQVYVAVSSSSDSAGPIGAILLLLTWLYFGGLILLVGAVVNAIHSGHLEIAPDESEAESREGIPEDAEREPFVDDGRRERERLEARLTELRRERDQLRNDRKAQRSRRYRLEDRVDDLEARIEALETENRDLTEENERLRRDLAASRGSSWRRRLRGVLARVRTLNIGVLEDRGK, encoded by the coding sequence ATGGGTAGCAACGTCCGCGGTGCGGTCCCGTTCGCGAAGTCGGTCGTGACGGGGATCAGCGACAAGAACGTGACGTTCATGGCCGCCGGTATCGCGTATCAGGCCTTCATCTCGCTGCTCCCGTTGCTCGTCCTCGTGTTCTTCCTCGTCGCGTTCGTCGGCGACGAGGCGCTGGCCCAGCAGGTGTCGTCGATCACCGAGGGCTTTCTCCCCGAGAGCGGACAGGTGGTACTCGAGCAGGGGATCGAGGGCGACACCGGCAGCGTCGGGACCTCGATAATCGGGATCGTCGCGCTCCTGTGGGGGTCGCTGAAGATCTTCCGCGGGTTGGACACCGCCTTCTCGGAGATCTACGCGACGACCGACGAGAACTCGCTGGTCGATCAGCTCCAGGACGGGGCCGTCGTCTTCGGCGCGATCGGGATCGCGCTGGTCGCCGCGGCGCTGACGACCATCGTCTTTGCGTTCTTCCCGACGATACCCTTCCTCGGGCTGTTGTACCCGCTGTTGCTCGTCGTCGGGCTGACGCTCGCGTTCCTGCCGATGTACTACCGCTTTCCCGACGCCGACCTCTCCGTCCGGCAGGTGCTGCCGGGCGTCGTCGTCGCCGCGGTCGGCTGGGCGCTCCTCCAGTCGCTCTTTCAGGTCTACGTCGCCGTCTCGAGCAGTTCCGACTCGGCCGGCCCGATCGGCGCGATCCTGCTCTTGCTCACGTGGCTGTACTTCGGCGGGCTGATCCTGCTGGTCGGGGCCGTCGTCAACGCGATTCACTCGGGCCACCTCGAGATTGCCCCCGACGAGAGCGAGGCCGAATCCCGCGAGGGCATCCCTGAGGACGCCGAGCGGGAGCCGTTCGTCGACGACGGCCGACGCGAACGCGAGCGTCTCGAGGCGCGATTGACCGAGCTACGGCGGGAACGAGACCAACTCCGGAACGACCGAAAGGCCCAGCGCAGCCGCCGCTACCGGCTGGAGGACCGCGTCGACGACCTCGAGGCGCGGATCGAGGCTCTCGAGACCGAAAACCGCGACCTCACCGAGGAGAACGAACGCCTTCGGCGCGACCTCGCGGCCAGCCGGGGCTCGTCGTGGCGGCGACGGCTGCGCGGCGTGCTGGCGCGAGTCCGGACGCTGAACATCGGCGTCCTCGAGGACCGGGGCAAATAG
- a CDS encoding metal ABC transporter substrate-binding protein: MKLTRRALVKAGTGAVTTGAIAGCLDDIDPASAQIDAGYAAFFTLWDWAEQVSGDAIDFENPVGTGEAGHGWQPSGDLTRNVADTGAFVYLDTPEFSWAQDLAATLESDYDTVAVIDGLEGLEDRLLRWDHEVDTGGHDGNDHDETESDDHEGHDHDETDYDPHVWLDPVIAGEIVDTIATGLADADPDNADTYEENAAAYVDDLESLDERLQDLFGSADRRTAVFAGHDSFTYLQDRYGFELHTPVGVSPQETPSSGEISETISLIDDEGIETILYDPFEAPTGEYPQLVETLLRDSTATDAMPLSHLSGTLSAWEDEGWGYREQMEEINLPALREVVDAQ; this comes from the coding sequence ATGAAGCTGACACGACGCGCGCTGGTGAAAGCGGGAACCGGCGCGGTCACGACGGGGGCGATTGCCGGCTGTCTCGACGATATCGATCCAGCGAGCGCCCAGATCGACGCCGGCTACGCCGCCTTCTTCACGCTCTGGGACTGGGCCGAACAGGTCAGCGGCGACGCGATCGACTTCGAGAACCCGGTCGGAACGGGCGAGGCCGGCCACGGCTGGCAACCGAGCGGGGACCTCACCCGGAACGTCGCCGACACCGGGGCCTTCGTCTACCTCGATACGCCCGAGTTCTCGTGGGCGCAGGACCTCGCGGCGACCCTCGAGTCCGACTACGACACCGTCGCCGTGATCGACGGCCTCGAGGGACTGGAAGACCGACTCCTCAGGTGGGACCACGAGGTCGACACCGGGGGTCACGACGGGAACGATCACGACGAGACCGAAAGCGACGACCACGAGGGCCACGATCACGACGAGACCGACTACGACCCCCACGTCTGGCTCGATCCCGTCATCGCGGGGGAGATCGTCGACACGATCGCGACCGGGCTGGCCGACGCCGATCCGGACAACGCCGACACCTACGAGGAAAACGCCGCGGCGTACGTCGACGACCTCGAGTCGCTGGACGAGCGACTGCAGGATCTCTTCGGGTCGGCCGATCGTCGGACCGCCGTCTTCGCCGGCCACGACTCCTTTACCTATCTGCAGGATCGATACGGGTTCGAACTGCACACGCCCGTCGGCGTCTCGCCCCAGGAGACCCCGTCGTCGGGAGAGATCTCCGAGACGATCTCGCTTATCGACGACGAGGGGATCGAGACGATCCTTTACGATCCGTTCGAAGCGCCCACCGGCGAGTACCCACAACTCGTCGAGACGCTGCTTCGGGACAGCACGGCGACCGACGCGATGCCATTGAGTCACCTCTCGGGAACCCTCTCGGCGTGGGAAGACGAGGGGTGGGGGTACCGCGAGCAAATGGAAGAAATAAACCTCCCCGCGCTCAGAGAGGTAGTAGACGCACAGTGA